The [Clostridium] colinum genome includes the window TTTTCAATAAAACTAATAAAAAAGAAAAATTAGATAATGAAAAATCAATTGATAGCAATGCAGATGAGATTTTAAAACAAACAGAAGAAGTAAAACAAAACTTACCTATTGAAGAAATAAAGGTTGAAAATAAATCAGATGGATTAGAAGAAAAAACAGTTAAGGAACTTATAGAAATACTTATTAAATCTAAAAAGTTTACTTATACACAAGCTAAAAAAATGAGAAAAGAAGAAATTATTAATAAAATAAGACAACAATAAGGAGGATACAATGGAACTTTTAGATAAAGATTTACTTTCTACACAACAAGTAAGAACATTAATAAAAGAGGCTAAAAGTGCCCAAAAAGAACTTGCTAAAATGAGTCAATGCCAAATTGATAAAATAGTAAAGGCAGTTTCTGAAGCAGGTTTAGAAAATGCTGAAGAGCTAGCAAAAATGGCTCAACAAGAAACAGGCTTTGGAAAATGGGAAGATAAAGTTATAAAAAATATTTTTGCAGCTAAAACAGTTTATGATGCGGTTAAAGATTTAAAAACAATAGGTATTATATCTAAAGATACACAAGCAGAAACAATGGATATAGCTTGTCCTATGGGAGTTGTTGCAGGCCTTATACCTTCAACTAACCCTACATCAACTGTTATTTATAAAGTTATGATTGCTTTAAAAGGTGGAAATTCCATAGTAATTTCTCCACACCCAAATGCAAAAAACTGTATTTTAAAAACAGTTGAATATATTATAAAAAAAGCCGAAAAAGCAGGTTGTCCTAAAGGTGCTATTGGTTGTATAACAATACCAACATTACAGGCAACAAATGAGCTTATGAAAAATAGAGACACATCAATTATTTTGGCAACAGGTGGAGAAGCTATGGTTCGTGCAGCATATTCTTCTGGTAATCCAGCTATCGGTGTAGGACCTGGAAATGGACCTTCATTTATAGATAAAAGTGCAGATGTTAAACTTGCTATCAAAAGAATTATGGACTCTAAAACATTTGATAATGGTACAATTTGTGCATCAGAACAATCAGTTATTGTTGAAAAATGTATGGAAAATGTTGTAACACAAGAGCTTAAAAATCAAGGTGCTTATATCTTAAATGATGAAGAAAAAGAAAAATTGGGAAAATTTATTATGAGAGATAATGGCACAATGAACCCTCAAATTGTTGGTAAAAGTGTTCAAGAAATAGCAAAACTTGCAAACTTAGCAAATATACCTTTAAATACAAGAGTTTTGGTAGCAAGAGAAACAAATGTTGGGCATAAGTATCCTTATTCTAGAGAAAAGCTTGCACCTATACTTGCATTTTATGTAGAAGAAAATGTAGACTCTGTTTTAGAAAAATGTAGAGAAAT containing:
- a CDS encoding acetaldehyde dehydrogenase (acetylating) gives rise to the protein MELLDKDLLSTQQVRTLIKEAKSAQKELAKMSQCQIDKIVKAVSEAGLENAEELAKMAQQETGFGKWEDKVIKNIFAAKTVYDAVKDLKTIGIISKDTQAETMDIACPMGVVAGLIPSTNPTSTVIYKVMIALKGGNSIVISPHPNAKNCILKTVEYIIKKAEKAGCPKGAIGCITIPTLQATNELMKNRDTSIILATGGEAMVRAAYSSGNPAIGVGPGNGPSFIDKSADVKLAIKRIMDSKTFDNGTICASEQSVIVEKCMENVVTQELKNQGAYILNDEEKEKLGKFIMRDNGTMNPQIVGKSVQEIAKLANLANIPLNTRVLVARETNVGHKYPYSREKLAPILAFYVEENVDSVLEKCREILLNEGSGHTFSIHCYDDNIIERFSLAMPVSRIAVNTPSTFGGIGASVDLIPALTLGCGAIGGSSTSNNVGPLDLINIKKVAKGKIEIEEIRKQANLPCECNTNGSNELVTIILNKLLEELKK
- a CDS encoding BMC domain-containing protein, producing MSAIGMVEVFGLIEAITLADECLKTSNINLIGIEKVSSGLATVKITGDIGAVTSAIDLVKRNEKIIATSVIPNIDNYALNILNDKSNNFFNKTNKKEKLDNEKSIDSNADEILKQTEEVKQNLPIEEIKVENKSDGLEEKTVKELIEILIKSKKFTYTQAKKMRKEEIINKIRQQ